The Acidimicrobiales bacterium genome has a window encoding:
- the rplJ gene encoding 50S ribosomal protein L10, with amino-acid sequence MDNPRPEKVAVVDEVRERLGAASAAILTEYRGLSVKDLSALRRTLTAAGGSYKIYKNTLVGFAARDLGLDDLQPMLTGPTAITFVEGDAAEVAKALRDFSRTHPLLVVKGGLLGKSVLSPADTTALADLPSRDVLLARVAGAFAAPMVQFAGLLQALPRNFAYGLKALLEKGGAGGAPSAAPSADEAAAAPVASAADGAAGASAEAPAADEAPPAPATDEAPPAPATDEAPPA; translated from the coding sequence TTGGACAACCCGAGGCCGGAGAAGGTCGCCGTCGTCGACGAGGTGCGGGAGCGCCTCGGCGCGGCCAGCGCGGCGATCCTCACCGAGTACCGGGGCCTGTCGGTCAAGGACCTGTCGGCGCTGCGCCGCACGCTGACGGCCGCCGGCGGCTCGTACAAGATCTACAAGAACACCCTCGTCGGCTTCGCCGCCCGGGACCTCGGTCTCGACGACCTCCAGCCCATGCTCACCGGGCCGACGGCGATCACCTTCGTGGAGGGCGACGCCGCCGAGGTGGCCAAGGCCCTGCGGGACTTCTCCAGAACCCACCCGCTGCTGGTGGTGAAGGGTGGTCTGCTCGGCAAGAGCGTCCTGTCGCCGGCCGACACCACCGCCCTGGCCGACCTGCCGTCCCGGGACGTCCTGCTGGCCCGCGTGGCCGGCGCCTTCGCCGCCCCGATGGTCCAGTTCGCCGGCCTGCTCCAGGCCCTGCCCCGCAACTTCGCCTACGGGCTCAAGGCTCTCCTCGAGAAGGGCGGCGCAGGCGGGGCGCCGTCGGCCGCCCCCTCGGCGGACGAGGCGGCTGCCGCTCCCGTCGCCTCCGCCGCAGACGGAGCCGCTGGCGCCTCGGCCGAGGCACCGGCCGCCGACGAGGCACCGCCCGCACCGGCCACCGACGAGGCACCGCCCGCACCGGCCACCGACGAGGCACCGCCCGCAC